The following are encoded together in the Vidua macroura isolate BioBank_ID:100142 chromosome 6, ASM2450914v1, whole genome shotgun sequence genome:
- the INF2 gene encoding inverted formin-2 isoform X1 → MLLKNKPFTMSVKKEGAHKKWAALKEKLGPQETDQSEANLENAEPELCIRLLQMPSVVNYSGLKKRLENSDHAWMVQFLELSGLDLLLEALDRLSGRGVARISDALLQLTCISCVRAVMNSHKGIEYIVSNEGYVRKLFQALDTTNVMVKKQIFELLAALCIYSSDGHSLALDALDHYKSVKNQQYRFSIIMNELSNTDNVPYMVTLLSAINAIILGKEELRTRTQIRNEFIGLQLLDVLDKLRDIEEEDLLIQCDTFEEFKIEDDEELLRMCDGINMNDHHEVFSSLFNKVSRSPVSVQLLSILQSLLHLEPSHHSNLLLWESLDAVVNRALLLANDIQGNTVEEVIERLLSIKKHPNKQKRAENRLSGSAAGGVQAEPEPCARAARCPAGSSNPTRPPATSSGPLDNEKISSCQFMACCALPEKSNPPSNTAPNPAPPSPPPPPSGTAAMTPTSPMTNAPPLPGIPPPPPPLPGMGGIPPPPPPPPPPLPGMGGIPPPPPPLPGMGGIPPPPPPLPGMGGIPPPPPPLPGMGGIPPPPPPLPGMGGIPPPPPPLPGMIGIPPPPPPLPGMGGIPPPPPLLPGMTGDHIEAVVASQYSCPLGMGRPPHKTVKTPTLRMKKLNWQKLPSNVVRESHSMWASVSSSSEETIEPNYSSIEQLFCFPQPTPKEKTAAPVKAEPKEITFLDSKKSLNLNIFLKQFKCSNEEVTAMIQNGDRTKFDVEVLKQLLKLLPEKHEIENLKAFKEEKSKLANADQFYLLLLLIPSYQLRIECMLICEETTVVLDMIQPKAEAIRRACEDLLTSHRLPVFCQLILKVGNFLNYGSHTGDADGFKISTLLKLTETKANQTRITLLHHILEEVENSHKDLLELPKDLEYVSKAAGINLDIIRTESGTNLKKLLELQRKVLSSNEDVKQQYEKPIQDSIDASRKLEEEFETIEKKREELANYLCEDPSKLSLEDIFSIMKTFRDLFIRALKENKDRKEQAAKAEKRKKQLEEEEGKRQKGENGKVIKKGLMKQEEVCVIDALLADIRKGFTLRKTKNRHESEAVPKPLSAESPEESQSGQSMKDPQAAGKQIDDKTKQSKDDHPSESTPPSTTMETGGGVTNTSASGQVLPTNSAGGSLPLESQSKSPSVSMVEADGASQVMLGPRMEQANNVENLQPSTKSGSIAFSVADIGTRISFVSSSSASALRDQLSWTNGSMSGGQDKECPADGSESAPCNEAQQAESKEMTKENEDPGTDSLLDTSQDKSFSEEPATDSSCSATLPPEQTHSDREKQRPSGKRKKKKRHSKSYSAEVETDTGHNKTKKDCVAQ, encoded by the exons aacaaGCCGTTCACAATGTCAGTCAAAAAGGAAGGTGCCCACAAGAAGTGGGCTGCCCTGAAGGAGAAACTGGGACCCCAGGAGACCGACCAGTCAGAGGCCAACCTGGAAAACgcagagccagagctgtgcATCCGTCTCCTGCAAATGCCCTCAGTGGTGAACTACTCCGGGCTGAAGAAGAGGCTGGAGAACAGCGACCATGCCTGGATGGTCCAGTTCCTGGAGCTGTCCGGGCTGGATCTCCTCCTGGAGGCCCTGGACAGGCTGTCAGGGCGAGGAGTGGCCAGGATATCCGATGCCTTGCTCCAGCTCACCTGCATTAGCTGTGTGCGAGCGGTCATGAACTCCCACAAAGGCATAGAATACATTGTGAGCAACGAGGGCTACGTCAGAAAACTCTTCCAAG CACTTGACACAACTAATGTCATGgtcaaaaagcaaatatttgagCTCCTGGCTGCACTGTGCATTTACTCATCAGATGGCCACTCTTTGGCTCTGGATGCTTTGGACCATTACAAG AGTGTGAAGAACCAGCAGTATCGATTCAGCATCATAATGAACGAGCTGTCCAACACAGACAACGTGCCATACATGGTGACACTGCTGAGTGCTATCAATGCCATCATCCTGGGGAAAGAAGAGCTGAGAACAAGGACACAAATCAGGAACGAGTTCATAG GGCTTCAGCTGTTGGATGTTTTAGACAAGCTAAG AGACATCGAGGAGGAGGATCTGCTTATCCAGTGTGACACATTTGAGGAGTTCAAAATAGAGGATGATGAGGAATTATTAAGGATGTGTGATGGCATAAACATGAATGATCATCATGAGGTCTTTTCATCTCTCTTCAACAAA GTGAGCCGCTCTCCAGTCTCTGTCCAGCTGCTGTCCATcctgcagagcctgctgcaCTTGGAACCCTCTCATcattccaacctcctgctctgGGAGTCCTTGGATGCCGTAGTGAACAGAGCCCTTTTACTTGCCAATGACA TTCAAGGGAACACAGTTGAAGAAGTCATTGAGAGGCTGCTGTCTATCAAAAAACATCCAAACAAGCAAAAGCGAGCTGAAAACCGCCTGTCTGGGAGCGCAGCTGGAGGTGTCCAGGCTGAACCAGAGCCATGTGCACGTGCAGCTCGGTGTCCAGCGGGATCATCAAACCCCACCAGGCCACCAGCAACATCCTCAGGGCCACTGGACAACGAAAAGATCTCATCCTGCCAGTTCATGGCCTGTTGTGCCCTGCCAGAGAAATCTAACCCTCCCTCCAACACCGCTCCCAACCCAGCACCTCCATCCCCACCACCTCCAccctctggcacagcagccatGACCCCCACATCCCCCATGACAAATGCACCTCCACTCCCTGGCAtccctccccctccacccccatTGCCTGGCATGGGGGGtattccccctccccctcctcctcctcctccaccattGCCTGGCATGGGGGGCATTCCTCCACCTCCACCCCCACTGCCTGGCATGGGTGGtatccctcctcctccacctccattGCCTGGCATGGGTGGtatccctcctcctccacccccacTGCCTGGCATGGGTGGtatccctcctcctccacccccacTGCCTGGCATGGGTGgcatccctcctcctccacctccattGCCTGGCATGATTGGTATCCCACCCCCTCCACCTCCGTTACCTGGCATGGGTGGCAtccctccccctccacccctcctTCCTGGCATGACAGGAGATCACATAGAAGCTGTGGTGGCTTCCCAGTACAGCTGCCCCCTGGGCATGGGCAGGCCTCCCCACAAGACAGTGAAGACACCAACGCTGAGAATGAAGAAGCTGAACTGGCAGAAGCTGCCCTCCAACGTGGTGAGAG agAGCCACTCAATGTGGGcttctgtgagcagcagcagcgaggAAACGATAGAGCCCAACTACAGCAGCATCGAGCAGCTGttctgcttcccacagccaACCCCCAAGGAGaagacagcagcaccagtgAAGGCAGAGCCGAAGGAG atCACATTTTTGGACTCCAAGAAAAGTCTCAATTTGAACATATTTTTGAAGCAGTTTAAATG ctccaatGAAGAGGTGACTGCCATGATCCAGAATGGGGACCGGACCAAGTTTGATGTTGAGGTTCTGAAGCAGTtgctgaagctgctgcctgAAAAGCATGAG ATAGAAAACCTGAAGGCCTTCAAAGAGGAGAAATCAAAGCTAGCAAATGCAGATCAGTTCTATCTTCTCCTTCTTCTGATTCCCAG CTACCAGCTGCGCATTGAGTGTATGCTGATCTGTGAAGAGACCACCGTCGTGCTCGACATGATCCAGCCCAAAGCTGAAGCCATCCGGAGAGCCTGTGAAG ATCTTCTGACTAGTCATCGCCTGCCAGTCTTTTGTCAACTGATTCTCAAAGTTGGAAACTTCCTGAACTAC gGAAGTCACACAGGCGATGCCGATGGGTTTAAAATCAGCACTTTACTCAAACTAACAGAAACCAAAGCCAACCAAACCCGCATTACACTGCTCCACCATATTCTAGAG GAAGTAGAAAACAGCCACAAGGACCTACTGGAACTGCCAAAGGATCTTGAATATGTTTCAAAAGCAGCAGG AATTAATCTTGATATTATCCGCACGGAATCCGGTACCAATTTAAAGAAGTTGCTGGAGCTTCAGCGGAAAGTCTTATCATCAAATGAGGATGTGAAACAACAGTATGAGAAACCCATCCAG GACAGCATTGATGCCTCCAGAAAGCTGGAAGAAGAATTTGAAACCAttgaaaagaagagagaagaactTGCAAATTATCTCTGTGAAGACCCAAGCAAGTTGTCCTTAGAGGACATATTTAGCATCATGAAGACCTTCAGAGATCTCTTCATCCGAGCCCTGAAG GAAAACAAGGACAGAAAAGAGCAAGCTGCCaaagcagagaagaggaaaaaacagctagaagaggaagaggggaagagacagaagggagaaaatggaaaagtca TCAAGAAGGGGTTGATGAAGCAGGAGGAGGTGTGTGTCATCGACGCCCTGCTCGCCGACATAAGGAAAGGGTTCACGCTGAGGAAGACGAAGAACAGACACGAGTCAGAGGCAGTTCCTAAACCCTTGTCTGCAGAGAGCCCCGAGGAAAGCCAGTCTG GACAGAGCATGAAGGATCCACAAGCAGCAGGGAAGCAGATTGATGACAAGACCAAGCAAAGCAAGGATGATCATCCCTCAGAAAGCACTCCTCCCTCAACCACGATGGAGACAGGTGGAGGTGTTACAAATACTTCAGCTTCAGGCCAGGTATTACCTACAAACAGTGCTGGAGGAAGCCTGCCACTGGAGTCCCAGAGCAAAAGCCCCTCAGTGAGCATGGTGGAAGCTGATGGAGCCAGTCAGGTCATGCTGGGCCCCAGGATGGAGCAGGCAAACAACGTGGAAAAcctccagcccagcacaaaGAGCGGCTCCATTGCCTTCTCTGTGGCTGACATAGGCACAAGGATAAGCTTTGTGAGCAGCAGTTCAGCCTCTGCTCTGAGAGACCAGCTCAGCTGGACTAACGGGTCCATGTCAGGAGGCCAGGACAAGGAATGCCCAGCTGATGGCTCAGAGAGTGCTCCCTGCAACGAGGCTCAGCAGGCAGAGTCAAAAGAAATGACCAAGGAAAACGAAGACCCTGGTACAGACTCGCTGTTGGACACGTCTCAAGACAAGTCTTTCTCAGAGGAGCCGGCCACCGACTCCTCTTGCTCAGCAACACTTCCCCCAGAGCAAACTCACAGcgacagggaaaagcagaggccATCAGGGAAAcggaagaagaagaagaggcaCAGCAAAAGTTACTCAG CAGAGGTTGAGACTGATACTGGacataataaaacaaaaaaagattgTGTGGCACAATGA
- the INF2 gene encoding inverted formin-2 isoform X3 yields MLLKNKPFTMSVKKEGAHKKWAALKEKLGPQETDQSEANLENAEPELCIRLLQMPSVVNYSGLKKRLENSDHAWMVQFLELSGLDLLLEALDRLSGRGVARISDALLQLTCISCVRAVMNSHKGIEYIVSNEGYVRKLFQALDTTNVMVKKQIFELLAALCIYSSDGHSLALDALDHYKSVKNQQYRFSIIMNELSNTDNVPYMVTLLSAINAIILGKEELRTRTQIRNEFIGLQLLDVLDKLRDIEEEDLLIQCDTFEEFKIEDDEELLRMCDGINMNDHHEVFSSLFNKVSRSPVSVQLLSILQSLLHLEPSHHSNLLLWESLDAVVNRALLLANDIQGNTVEEVIERLLSIKKHPNKQKRAENRLSGSAAGGVQAEPEPCARAARCPAGSSNPTRPPATSSGPLDNEKISSCQFMACCALPEKSNPPSNTAPNPAPPSPPPPPSGTAAMTPTSPMTNAPPLPGIPPPPPPLPGMGGIPPPPPPPPPPLPGMGGIPPPPPPLPGMGGIPPPPPPLPGMGGIPPPPPPLPGMGGIPPPPPPLPGMGGIPPPPPPLPGMIGIPPPPPPLPGMGGIPPPPPLLPGMTGDHIEAVVASQYSCPLGMGRPPHKTVKTPTLRMKKLNWQKLPSNVVRESHSMWASVSSSSEETIEPNYSSIEQLFCFPQPTPKEKTAAPVKAEPKEITFLDSKKSLNLNIFLKQFKCSNEEVTAMIQNGDRTKFDVEVLKQLLKLLPEKHEIENLKAFKEEKSKLANADQFYLLLLLIPSYQLRIECMLICEETTVVLDMIQPKAEAIRRACEDLLTSHRLPVFCQLILKVGNFLNYGSHTGDADGFKISTLLKLTETKANQTRITLLHHILEEVENSHKDLLELPKDLEYVSKAAGINLDIIRTESGTNLKKLLELQRKVLSSNEDVKQQYEKPIQDSIDASRKLEEEFETIEKKREELANYLCEDPSKLSLEDIFSIMKTFRDLFIRALKENKDRKEQAAKAEKRKKQLEEEEGKRQKGENGKVIKKGLMKQEEVCVIDALLADIRKGFTLRKTKNRHESEAVPKPLSAESPEESQSGQSMKDPQAAGKQIDDKTKQSKDDHPSESTPPSTTMETGGGVTNTSASGQVLPTNSAGGSLPLESQSKSPSVSMVEADGASQVMLGPRMEQANNVENLQPSTKSGSIAFSVADIGTRISFVSSSSASALRDQLSWTNGSMSGGQDKECPADGSESAPCNEAQQAESKEMTKENEDPGTDSLLDTSQDKSFSEEPATDSSCSATLPPEQTHSDREKQRPSGKRKKKKRHSKSYSGVMARQKV; encoded by the exons aacaaGCCGTTCACAATGTCAGTCAAAAAGGAAGGTGCCCACAAGAAGTGGGCTGCCCTGAAGGAGAAACTGGGACCCCAGGAGACCGACCAGTCAGAGGCCAACCTGGAAAACgcagagccagagctgtgcATCCGTCTCCTGCAAATGCCCTCAGTGGTGAACTACTCCGGGCTGAAGAAGAGGCTGGAGAACAGCGACCATGCCTGGATGGTCCAGTTCCTGGAGCTGTCCGGGCTGGATCTCCTCCTGGAGGCCCTGGACAGGCTGTCAGGGCGAGGAGTGGCCAGGATATCCGATGCCTTGCTCCAGCTCACCTGCATTAGCTGTGTGCGAGCGGTCATGAACTCCCACAAAGGCATAGAATACATTGTGAGCAACGAGGGCTACGTCAGAAAACTCTTCCAAG CACTTGACACAACTAATGTCATGgtcaaaaagcaaatatttgagCTCCTGGCTGCACTGTGCATTTACTCATCAGATGGCCACTCTTTGGCTCTGGATGCTTTGGACCATTACAAG AGTGTGAAGAACCAGCAGTATCGATTCAGCATCATAATGAACGAGCTGTCCAACACAGACAACGTGCCATACATGGTGACACTGCTGAGTGCTATCAATGCCATCATCCTGGGGAAAGAAGAGCTGAGAACAAGGACACAAATCAGGAACGAGTTCATAG GGCTTCAGCTGTTGGATGTTTTAGACAAGCTAAG AGACATCGAGGAGGAGGATCTGCTTATCCAGTGTGACACATTTGAGGAGTTCAAAATAGAGGATGATGAGGAATTATTAAGGATGTGTGATGGCATAAACATGAATGATCATCATGAGGTCTTTTCATCTCTCTTCAACAAA GTGAGCCGCTCTCCAGTCTCTGTCCAGCTGCTGTCCATcctgcagagcctgctgcaCTTGGAACCCTCTCATcattccaacctcctgctctgGGAGTCCTTGGATGCCGTAGTGAACAGAGCCCTTTTACTTGCCAATGACA TTCAAGGGAACACAGTTGAAGAAGTCATTGAGAGGCTGCTGTCTATCAAAAAACATCCAAACAAGCAAAAGCGAGCTGAAAACCGCCTGTCTGGGAGCGCAGCTGGAGGTGTCCAGGCTGAACCAGAGCCATGTGCACGTGCAGCTCGGTGTCCAGCGGGATCATCAAACCCCACCAGGCCACCAGCAACATCCTCAGGGCCACTGGACAACGAAAAGATCTCATCCTGCCAGTTCATGGCCTGTTGTGCCCTGCCAGAGAAATCTAACCCTCCCTCCAACACCGCTCCCAACCCAGCACCTCCATCCCCACCACCTCCAccctctggcacagcagccatGACCCCCACATCCCCCATGACAAATGCACCTCCACTCCCTGGCAtccctccccctccacccccatTGCCTGGCATGGGGGGtattccccctccccctcctcctcctcctccaccattGCCTGGCATGGGGGGCATTCCTCCACCTCCACCCCCACTGCCTGGCATGGGTGGtatccctcctcctccacctccattGCCTGGCATGGGTGGtatccctcctcctccacccccacTGCCTGGCATGGGTGGtatccctcctcctccacccccacTGCCTGGCATGGGTGgcatccctcctcctccacctccattGCCTGGCATGATTGGTATCCCACCCCCTCCACCTCCGTTACCTGGCATGGGTGGCAtccctccccctccacccctcctTCCTGGCATGACAGGAGATCACATAGAAGCTGTGGTGGCTTCCCAGTACAGCTGCCCCCTGGGCATGGGCAGGCCTCCCCACAAGACAGTGAAGACACCAACGCTGAGAATGAAGAAGCTGAACTGGCAGAAGCTGCCCTCCAACGTGGTGAGAG agAGCCACTCAATGTGGGcttctgtgagcagcagcagcgaggAAACGATAGAGCCCAACTACAGCAGCATCGAGCAGCTGttctgcttcccacagccaACCCCCAAGGAGaagacagcagcaccagtgAAGGCAGAGCCGAAGGAG atCACATTTTTGGACTCCAAGAAAAGTCTCAATTTGAACATATTTTTGAAGCAGTTTAAATG ctccaatGAAGAGGTGACTGCCATGATCCAGAATGGGGACCGGACCAAGTTTGATGTTGAGGTTCTGAAGCAGTtgctgaagctgctgcctgAAAAGCATGAG ATAGAAAACCTGAAGGCCTTCAAAGAGGAGAAATCAAAGCTAGCAAATGCAGATCAGTTCTATCTTCTCCTTCTTCTGATTCCCAG CTACCAGCTGCGCATTGAGTGTATGCTGATCTGTGAAGAGACCACCGTCGTGCTCGACATGATCCAGCCCAAAGCTGAAGCCATCCGGAGAGCCTGTGAAG ATCTTCTGACTAGTCATCGCCTGCCAGTCTTTTGTCAACTGATTCTCAAAGTTGGAAACTTCCTGAACTAC gGAAGTCACACAGGCGATGCCGATGGGTTTAAAATCAGCACTTTACTCAAACTAACAGAAACCAAAGCCAACCAAACCCGCATTACACTGCTCCACCATATTCTAGAG GAAGTAGAAAACAGCCACAAGGACCTACTGGAACTGCCAAAGGATCTTGAATATGTTTCAAAAGCAGCAGG AATTAATCTTGATATTATCCGCACGGAATCCGGTACCAATTTAAAGAAGTTGCTGGAGCTTCAGCGGAAAGTCTTATCATCAAATGAGGATGTGAAACAACAGTATGAGAAACCCATCCAG GACAGCATTGATGCCTCCAGAAAGCTGGAAGAAGAATTTGAAACCAttgaaaagaagagagaagaactTGCAAATTATCTCTGTGAAGACCCAAGCAAGTTGTCCTTAGAGGACATATTTAGCATCATGAAGACCTTCAGAGATCTCTTCATCCGAGCCCTGAAG GAAAACAAGGACAGAAAAGAGCAAGCTGCCaaagcagagaagaggaaaaaacagctagaagaggaagaggggaagagacagaagggagaaaatggaaaagtca TCAAGAAGGGGTTGATGAAGCAGGAGGAGGTGTGTGTCATCGACGCCCTGCTCGCCGACATAAGGAAAGGGTTCACGCTGAGGAAGACGAAGAACAGACACGAGTCAGAGGCAGTTCCTAAACCCTTGTCTGCAGAGAGCCCCGAGGAAAGCCAGTCTG GACAGAGCATGAAGGATCCACAAGCAGCAGGGAAGCAGATTGATGACAAGACCAAGCAAAGCAAGGATGATCATCCCTCAGAAAGCACTCCTCCCTCAACCACGATGGAGACAGGTGGAGGTGTTACAAATACTTCAGCTTCAGGCCAGGTATTACCTACAAACAGTGCTGGAGGAAGCCTGCCACTGGAGTCCCAGAGCAAAAGCCCCTCAGTGAGCATGGTGGAAGCTGATGGAGCCAGTCAGGTCATGCTGGGCCCCAGGATGGAGCAGGCAAACAACGTGGAAAAcctccagcccagcacaaaGAGCGGCTCCATTGCCTTCTCTGTGGCTGACATAGGCACAAGGATAAGCTTTGTGAGCAGCAGTTCAGCCTCTGCTCTGAGAGACCAGCTCAGCTGGACTAACGGGTCCATGTCAGGAGGCCAGGACAAGGAATGCCCAGCTGATGGCTCAGAGAGTGCTCCCTGCAACGAGGCTCAGCAGGCAGAGTCAAAAGAAATGACCAAGGAAAACGAAGACCCTGGTACAGACTCGCTGTTGGACACGTCTCAAGACAAGTCTTTCTCAGAGGAGCCGGCCACCGACTCCTCTTGCTCAGCAACACTTCCCCCAGAGCAAACTCACAGcgacagggaaaagcagaggccATCAGGGAAAcggaagaagaagaagaggcaCAGCAAAAGTTACTCAG GTGTCATGGCAAGGCAGAAGGTATGA